In one window of Pelosinus sp. IPA-1 DNA:
- a CDS encoding saccharopine dehydrogenase NADP-binding domain-containing protein, which produces MEKFAFIVHPLAAKDFSRKFAFTKNWPDGLVEGVIKYIPPFKASHITGIQSPSTQSEGWFIGCPLTSRQMMEMPEKYVIEKIIKAGKVAEKLGAKIVGLGAFTSIVGDAGITIAKNLNIAVTTGNSYTVATALEGTRQAAQIMGIDLDKANVLILGATGSIGGACAQILAREVRYLTLAARNEEKLEKLAEQILRKTGLAVKVTANTKSALKSADIIIAVTSAIDSIIEPEDLKSGAIVCDVARPRNVSRRVAEMRNDILVIEGGVVEVPGDVDFGLNFGFPEGTAYACMAETMILSLEQRYENFTLGRELTVKQVETIEKLGNKHGFKLAGFRSFERAITANEIAAIKENVIINNQMQRRGIG; this is translated from the coding sequence ATGGAAAAGTTTGCTTTTATTGTACATCCGCTCGCCGCAAAAGACTTTAGTCGCAAGTTCGCATTTACTAAAAATTGGCCGGATGGTTTGGTTGAGGGGGTAATAAAATATATTCCCCCATTTAAGGCTTCGCATATAACAGGTATACAGTCACCGTCTACGCAAAGTGAGGGGTGGTTTATTGGTTGTCCATTAACATCACGGCAGATGATGGAGATGCCTGAAAAGTATGTAATTGAGAAAATTATTAAAGCAGGTAAGGTTGCAGAAAAATTAGGTGCAAAGATCGTGGGGCTGGGGGCATTTACTTCCATAGTAGGGGATGCAGGTATTACCATTGCCAAGAACTTAAATATTGCTGTAACCACGGGAAATAGTTATACGGTTGCTACTGCTCTTGAGGGAACAAGGCAGGCCGCTCAAATAATGGGTATTGATCTAGACAAGGCTAATGTATTGATATTAGGGGCTACTGGCTCTATTGGTGGGGCTTGTGCTCAAATCCTTGCACGGGAAGTAAGGTATCTAACACTAGCGGCACGTAATGAAGAAAAGCTGGAAAAACTTGCTGAGCAAATTTTACGAAAAACAGGATTAGCTGTTAAGGTAACTGCGAATACTAAATCTGCTTTAAAGTCAGCTGATATTATTATTGCTGTGACTAGCGCAATTGATAGCATTATTGAACCTGAAGATTTAAAATCAGGTGCGATTGTTTGTGATGTTGCAAGACCACGAAATGTTTCTCGCCGTGTAGCGGAAATGCGTAATGATATATTGGTCATTGAAGGCGGCGTAGTTGAGGTTCCTGGGGATGTTGACTTTGGACTAAACTTTGGTTTTCCTGAAGGGACGGCTTATGCTTGTATGGCAGAAACAATGATACTTTCCTTAGAACAACGCTATGAGAATTTTACATTGGGGCGCGAACTCACTGTGAAACAGGTGGAAACAATTGAAAAATTAGGTAATAAACACGGATTTAAACTAGCGGGCTTTCGTAGTTTTGAAAGAGCTATCACAGCAAATGAGATTGCTGCGATTAAAGAAAATGTAATTATTAATAATCAAATGCAAAGGAGGGGAATTGGTTAG
- the dusB gene encoding tRNA dihydrouridine synthase DusB: MQIGTIKLENPVILAPMAGVTDLPFRLLAKEMGCGLVYSEMVSDKGLLYENSQTLHMLKIDERERPVAMQIFGSDPESMAKAAAIVEKSGADIIDINMGCPTPKIIKNGSGSALMCQPDLAYRIMASVVAAVSVPVTVKIRKGWSEGSVNAVEMGQLAEKAGIAAIAVHGRTREQFYTGEADWSIIKQVKESVGIPVIGNGDIRAPYDAVKMMTETGCDAIMIGRGAQGNPWIFKQVTHYMSTGEILPLPLMSERVAVLLRHLDMLIEYKGEHVGIREMRSHGAWYTKGLPHSAELRLKLNQAESKEDFIAVLEQFQ; this comes from the coding sequence ATGCAAATTGGTACTATTAAATTAGAAAATCCTGTGATTCTGGCCCCGATGGCTGGAGTTACTGATCTGCCTTTTCGGCTATTAGCCAAAGAAATGGGATGTGGGTTGGTGTATTCTGAAATGGTCAGTGATAAGGGCTTGCTATATGAAAATAGTCAAACCTTGCATATGCTAAAAATTGATGAACGAGAACGACCGGTCGCAATGCAAATTTTTGGTTCAGATCCTGAAAGTATGGCAAAAGCTGCGGCCATTGTTGAAAAATCCGGTGCTGATATCATTGACATTAATATGGGGTGCCCCACACCTAAAATCATTAAGAATGGAAGCGGTTCGGCTTTAATGTGTCAGCCTGATTTAGCATACCGTATTATGGCTAGTGTTGTGGCAGCTGTAAGTGTACCTGTAACGGTAAAGATTCGTAAAGGCTGGAGTGAGGGATCAGTTAATGCGGTGGAGATGGGGCAGTTAGCGGAAAAAGCGGGTATAGCAGCTATTGCAGTTCATGGCCGTACGAGAGAACAATTTTATACAGGTGAAGCGGATTGGAGTATTATAAAGCAAGTTAAAGAAAGTGTTGGCATTCCTGTAATCGGTAATGGGGATATCCGTGCACCTTATGATGCGGTAAAAATGATGACTGAAACTGGCTGTGATGCTATTATGATAGGTCGCGGTGCACAAGGCAATCCTTGGATTTTCAAGCAAGTTACCCATTATATGTCAACAGGGGAAATCCTACCGTTACCTTTAATGAGTGAACGCGTTGCTGTATTGCTTAGGCATTTAGATATGTTAATAGAGTATAAAGGTGAACATGTGGGAATTAGAGAAATGCGCAGTCATGGCGCATGGTATACAAAAGGATTGCCGCATTCAGCAGAATTAAGATTAAAGCTTAATCAAGCAGAAAGTAAAGAAGATTTTATAGCGGTATTAGAACAATTTCAATAG
- a CDS encoding transcriptional regulator, protein MLLRIGEKIINRQKINQIIDEMLDLRSRGFSQQEVANRVGIDRTVISKLETVGEVRKGGRVALVGFPIENCEELRRMAAQEGIDYSLLMSEQERWDFVQNKTGVGLFNTIMEIIATLHNYDIVIILGSNLRIKLMETLLDKEIIGVQIGESPIAENKYVDPESIRSIVRQLFA, encoded by the coding sequence ATGCTGTTACGGATTGGTGAAAAGATCATCAACCGACAAAAGATCAATCAAATAATTGATGAAATGTTAGATCTGCGTAGTCGAGGTTTTTCTCAACAAGAAGTAGCTAACCGTGTTGGAATAGATCGAACCGTTATTTCTAAATTGGAAACCGTGGGAGAAGTTCGCAAAGGAGGACGGGTTGCCCTTGTTGGTTTTCCCATTGAAAATTGTGAGGAACTAAGACGTATGGCCGCACAAGAAGGTATTGATTATTCTTTACTCATGTCAGAGCAAGAACGTTGGGATTTTGTGCAAAATAAAACGGGAGTTGGCCTTTTTAATACGATAATGGAAATCATTGCTACATTACACAATTATGACATTGTTATTATATTAGGCTCAAATTTACGAATTAAGTTAATGGAAACACTTTTAGATAAAGAAATAATTGGCGTACAAATTGGAGAATCACCTATTGCAGAGAATAAATACGTGGATCCAGAGAGTATAAGGAGCATTGTACGGCAGTTGTTTGCGTAA
- a CDS encoding quinate 5-dehydrogenase, which produces MKRVVSVSLGSSKRDHQAIAEFGGHTFSIERIGTDGDKAKAIQLIRELDGKVDAFGMGGTDLYIYAGNKRYTFKESAEIAAAARYTPIVDGSGVKNTLERRVVQHLAEKEGILFKNQQVLVVCAVDRFGLAEELIAAGSQAVFGDLLFGLGLPIPIRSLGTLAMLARVVAPVITRLPIKMFYPTGENQMKNVPRFSQYFQQAKIIAGDFHFIRRNMPEKLTGKLIIANTVTKQDEELLKERGVKILVTTTPEIGGRSLGTNVLEAILVTLLGKKPEEITPYDYGRILKELDIMPRIKRFSD; this is translated from the coding sequence ATGAAGAGAGTTGTCAGTGTTAGTTTAGGGTCATCGAAGCGTGATCACCAAGCAATAGCAGAGTTTGGTGGACATACTTTTTCTATCGAACGGATAGGAACAGACGGTGATAAGGCTAAGGCCATACAGTTGATCCGTGAACTAGATGGTAAAGTGGATGCTTTTGGCATGGGTGGGACAGACTTATATATATATGCTGGGAATAAACGTTATACTTTTAAAGAGTCAGCTGAAATCGCTGCTGCAGCTAGATATACGCCAATCGTTGATGGTAGTGGTGTGAAAAACACCCTTGAGCGGAGGGTAGTGCAGCATCTAGCGGAAAAAGAAGGTATATTATTTAAAAATCAGCAAGTATTGGTAGTTTGTGCGGTTGATCGGTTTGGTCTAGCAGAAGAACTGATAGCAGCAGGTAGTCAAGCTGTATTTGGTGATTTACTATTTGGTTTAGGTCTGCCCATTCCCATTCGAAGCTTAGGTACCTTGGCAATGCTGGCACGGGTTGTTGCGCCAGTTATAACTAGGCTGCCGATTAAGATGTTTTATCCCACTGGGGAAAATCAAATGAAGAATGTTCCGCGTTTTAGTCAATATTTTCAGCAAGCCAAAATTATTGCTGGCGATTTTCATTTTATTCGCAGAAACATGCCAGAAAAACTGACTGGAAAGTTGATTATTGCGAATACGGTTACCAAGCAAGACGAAGAATTGCTTAAAGAGCGGGGCGTGAAAATACTGGTTACAACTACACCAGAAATTGGTGGCCGTTCTTTAGGTACCAATGTGTTGGAAGCCATATTAGTAACTTTACTAGGCAAGAAGCCAGAGGAAATTACGCCATATGATTATGGACGAATTTTAAAGGAATTGGATATTATGCCGCGTATTAAGCGGTTTTCTGATTGA